Proteins encoded together in one Candidatus Bathyarchaeota archaeon window:
- the ppsA gene encoding phosphoenolpyruvate synthase, producing the protein MGDPTEEKLVLWFEELTKSDIPTAGGKNANLGEMIQAKVSVPPGFAITAQAYKKFITETNIAQKIYQIIKETITDTDDPKQYQEASKKIRKLIEATGIPTEIEEAIKAAYRELSEKTDTTNLSVAVRSSATAEDLPDASFAGQQETFLNVKGPDELVKKTIKCWSSLFTPRAIFYRTEKGFKHEQVLISVGVQKMVNARSAGVMFTINPVTGDRSQIIIEGTWGLGEAVVSGAETPDHFVVDKQTLEIIGRKIVKKTVEYVRNLETGKTESAGVPSERQDKPCITDEEIHKLAQLGNQLDQHYGKPQDVEWAMDRDLVFPENIFIVQSRPETVWSIKEKEKELEATAAPRQLSEMKVVVRGIAAGRRDIGFGVAKIVFTPEDASKLVKKGDILVTPMTNPDFVPFMKLASAIITDKGGVTAHAAIVSRELGIPCIVGTETATKVMKTDEEYTVDAWNGVIYEGIIPSLEGPAASMVSTGSISMVQSAPVTATKIFMNLGVPEKIDDYKDLPFNGIGLMRIEFILASYIREHPLYLLEKGEGDKFVNKLAEGIARVARTIQPRPVVVRFSDFKTNEYRDLKGGEKYEIEEANPMLGWRGASRYISQWYEGAFRLECKAIRKCREEWRLKNIWVMLPVIRTLWEAKKCLEIMKEEGLESSRDFQVWFMAETPSIAIMADKFSKLCDAFSIGSNDMTQGILMIDRDSERLGQMGYFDERDPAIKRIIAHLIKVAHENGITVSICGEGPSNLPDFTEFLVRCGIDSISVNNDAVISTRQLVASIEQKIILEQAIENRKQVQEKAKKKASQSPEWTLE; encoded by the coding sequence ATGGGCGACCCAACGGAAGAAAAGCTTGTACTATGGTTTGAAGAATTAACGAAGAGCGATATTCCAACAGCCGGTGGCAAAAACGCAAACTTGGGGGAAATGATACAAGCAAAGGTTTCCGTCCCCCCAGGATTTGCTATAACAGCCCAAGCGTACAAGAAGTTTATAACCGAAACAAACATCGCTCAAAAAATATATCAAATCATTAAAGAAACCATTACTGATACTGATGACCCTAAACAATATCAAGAAGCCTCCAAAAAAATCAGAAAACTCATTGAAGCTACAGGAATACCCACAGAAATAGAGGAAGCTATCAAAGCCGCCTATCGAGAATTAAGTGAGAAAACGGATACTACAAACCTCTCTGTGGCTGTTCGCTCTAGCGCAACCGCTGAAGATTTGCCAGATGCTTCTTTTGCGGGGCAACAAGAAACTTTTCTAAACGTAAAAGGACCAGATGAACTGGTTAAGAAAACGATTAAATGCTGGTCAAGCCTTTTCACTCCCAGAGCAATTTTCTACCGAACCGAAAAAGGATTCAAACACGAACAAGTCCTCATAAGCGTAGGCGTCCAAAAAATGGTGAATGCCCGCTCGGCAGGCGTTATGTTTACAATAAACCCTGTGACTGGTGACCGAAGCCAAATAATCATCGAAGGCACTTGGGGCCTCGGTGAAGCGGTTGTCTCAGGCGCAGAAACTCCCGACCATTTTGTAGTAGACAAACAAACACTCGAAATAATCGGGAGAAAAATAGTGAAAAAAACAGTAGAGTACGTCCGCAACCTAGAAACTGGAAAAACAGAGAGTGCTGGGGTGCCTTCAGAAAGACAGGACAAACCTTGCATTACCGATGAGGAAATTCATAAATTGGCTCAACTAGGCAACCAGCTCGACCAGCATTATGGCAAACCTCAAGACGTCGAATGGGCTATGGACCGTGACTTAGTGTTTCCTGAAAACATTTTCATTGTTCAATCGAGGCCTGAAACCGTTTGGAGCATAAAGGAGAAAGAAAAGGAGCTTGAAGCAACCGCTGCACCAAGGCAACTCTCAGAAATGAAAGTTGTTGTTAGAGGCATTGCGGCGGGGAGAAGAGATATAGGATTTGGCGTGGCAAAGATTGTTTTCACGCCTGAAGACGCCTCAAAGTTAGTTAAAAAAGGAGACATACTTGTTACACCCATGACTAACCCAGATTTTGTGCCTTTCATGAAACTTGCCAGTGCCATAATAACGGATAAAGGCGGCGTCACAGCCCACGCAGCAATTGTAAGCCGTGAGCTAGGCATTCCGTGCATCGTAGGTACAGAGACAGCAACCAAAGTTATGAAGACAGATGAAGAATATACTGTGGATGCTTGGAACGGTGTGATTTACGAAGGCATAATACCGAGCCTTGAAGGACCAGCAGCCTCAATGGTCAGCACGGGTTCCATTTCAATGGTTCAATCTGCACCTGTGACTGCCACGAAGATTTTTATGAACCTTGGAGTTCCAGAAAAAATTGATGACTATAAAGATCTACCTTTTAATGGTATAGGACTTATGCGCATTGAGTTTATTCTCGCCAGTTACATCCGTGAACATCCACTGTACTTGCTTGAAAAAGGCGAGGGAGACAAGTTCGTCAATAAGCTGGCAGAAGGAATAGCTAGAGTTGCAAGGACAATTCAGCCTCGACCAGTGGTTGTTAGGTTTAGTGACTTTAAAACAAATGAATACCGAGATTTGAAGGGGGGCGAAAAATATGAAATCGAAGAAGCCAACCCGATGCTTGGTTGGCGAGGAGCAAGCCGCTACATAAGTCAATGGTACGAGGGGGCATTCAGACTGGAGTGTAAAGCTATTCGCAAATGTCGTGAAGAGTGGAGGCTCAAGAATATCTGGGTCATGCTTCCAGTGATAAGAACCTTGTGGGAAGCCAAGAAATGCCTTGAAATTATGAAAGAGGAAGGGTTGGAAAGTTCTAGAGACTTTCAAGTATGGTTTATGGCTGAAACTCCTTCCATAGCGATAATGGCAGACAAGTTCTCAAAGCTCTGTGACGCCTTTTCCATAGGCTCAAATGACATGACTCAGGGCATCCTAATGATAGATCGAGATTCCGAAAGACTAGGACAAATGGGCTACTTCGACGAACGAGACCCGGCAATCAAGCGCATAATCGCACACTTGATCAAAGTAGCCCACGAAAATGGAATAACAGTTTCCATCTGTGGGGAAGGCCCCTCAAACCTGCCAGACTTTACTGAATTCCTAGTTCGTTGCGGTATCGACAGCATCTCCGTAAATAACGACGCCGTGATAAGCACCCGACAGCTGGTTGCAAGTATTGAACAGAAAATCATATTGGAACAAGCAATAGAGAACCGGAAACAAGTGCAAGAGAAGGCAAAAAAGAAGGCTTCACAAAGCCCTGAATGGACTCTTGAATAA